One segment of Strix aluco isolate bStrAlu1 chromosome 4, bStrAlu1.hap1, whole genome shotgun sequence DNA contains the following:
- the S100P gene encoding protein S100-P: protein MSQLETAMGMTIAVFDKYAKTDGNRQTLTKAELKNLLQKELPNFLSSGKDKDAIDKVFKNLDANGDSQVDFKEFVIFVASLTCCCHKHFEQKAAK, encoded by the exons ATGTCTCAGCTGGAAACTGCGATGGGAATGACCATTGCTGTCTTTGACAAGTATGCAAAGACTGACGGCAACAGGCAaaccctcaccaaagcagaactAAAGAACCTCCTGCAAAAAGAGCTCCCAAACTTCCTGTCG TCGGGGAAGGACAAGGATGCTATTGATAAAGTCTTCAAGAACCTGGATGCAAATGGTGATTCCCAAGTGGACTTCAAAGAATTTGTCATCTTTGTGGCATCTCTGACTTGCTGCTGTCACAAACATTTTGAGCAGAAAGCAGCCAAATAA